TTCCAATCGACTCCCAAAACAATTAGAGCTTGGTGGAAATGATTATATTTTTTTCGGTAGCTATCTCGCTTGCGTGACGCTAGTTCACAGCATGAATTCATGTCACGAAAAAAACGCGATTCACGAAAAAATGATCACGTTTTTCTTAATGTTTTTTCATTTATCTGCATGATATTTTGAAAGATAAGGGTAAATACCAATTTGATGATTAAAAAGTGTTCAAATCGGTAATAAGTCCTATATGAAGGGTGGATAGACTTTAGAAATCATGTTAAAATCAGCCAATATACCCACATCGTTTACCTTATCCATCCTAGTCGTTTGGATCATGCTCGATGCCTGGATTCGTCCTTTAGCCTTCACGGACGAAGTGTTGCCGAAACAGTGGTCCCTTTGGTTGCTTCCCGTATACATTCTTCTATTCAGTCTCTGTTGGGTCATCTTACAACCGTTCTATCGCGTCAACCGTGCAACAGGACATCAAATCGCACTTATTTTTCTGATTTATCTGACATTTCATATCGTATTTTTCTTTTTTAACGCGAATACGGATCGTATTCTTGCTTCGCTTTATCTCATCTCGACTTGGCTTTTCGTTGGCATCGTCACTTCGCTCTCGCGTACATCGATCGACCAATGGCATCGTCTTCTCTATTACTTCCTTTACGGACAAGCCGTCTTTCTCGCTTCCTATGCACTCATCGTCTCATTTGGTTCAGAGTATGTTCCGATCGAAAACCTGCAATGGCTTCAGATCGGTCCTTTGTCGTTTCCTCAGTTGTACGTCGGCGAACAAGGCTCATTCCTTCGCCTTGCTGGTCTGATGAACAATCCGAATACGTTTGCGGCCTGGCTCGTTCCGGGAGGGCTGTTCGCCTGGTTCTATCTGCTCAAACAGTTCCCCCGTCGGCAAAGCTTTCTGCACGCCGTCTTCCTATCTCTGATCATTATCGCTTTACTCAGAAGCGGTTCGCAGACAGGAATCTATTCTTTTCTCCTTCTTGCTCTTTTGACGAGTATTCGAATGGTTCCGGGAACGAGACGACGGTTGCAAGTA
This window of the Exiguobacterium acetylicum genome carries:
- a CDS encoding O-antigen ligase family protein, which codes for MLKSANIPTSFTLSILVVWIMLDAWIRPLAFTDEVLPKQWSLWLLPVYILLFSLCWVILQPFYRVNRATGHQIALIFLIYLTFHIVFFFFNANTDRILASLYLISTWLFVGIVTSLSRTSIDQWHRLLYYFLYGQAVFLASYALIVSFGSEYVPIENLQWLQIGPLSFPQLYVGEQGSFLRLAGLMNNPNTFAAWLVPGGLFAWFYLLKQFPRRQSFLHAVFLSLIIIALLRSGSQTGIYSFLLLALLTSIRMVPGTRRRLQVTACYVTGSLILLIVFAFEGLLPRLLSLNGRFTLWQAGWRASADALWFGHGIGSAPRGLQEQLNEQVLYTFHSTPITYLYEFGLIGCLLYGAVFLYLLYRLFRIQTTDLAFLALLLTGWLGLLQFTESILVRPSGFYFIWLSLLAYTSLRRLPPHDSTHT